Proteins found in one Triticum urartu cultivar G1812 chromosome 4, Tu2.1, whole genome shotgun sequence genomic segment:
- the LOC125552289 gene encoding pentatricopeptide repeat-containing protein ATP4 homolog, chloroplastic-like, protein MASLPICPSSPSSFLSWPHRPISLSFQPKNHSSSASPAAAHVSVQDSPPQDPAPPSDPGQNPKISSTARFLWVNPNSPRAAELARARAGSGRRARLAAAAAALAACEPAEAPVAAALEAAFPETPSEQDAAIVLNTAAGNPATAVLALRWFLENADVRSKVILYNVVFKVLRKRRRWSETEALWDAMLRDGVQPDNTTFSTVISCARACGPPGKAVEWFEKMPESGCSPDMLTYSVVIDAYGRAGDAEMALRLYDRARSERCQLDPVICATVIKVHSTSGNFDGALNVFEEMKAVGVKPNLVVYNTVLDAMGRAMRPWVVKTIHREMVSQKVQPNRATYCCLLQAYTRARYGEDAMIVYRKTKDEVMDIDVVLYNMLLSMCADIGYVDEAEEIFRDMKSSMDTKCKPDSWTYSSMVTLYSCTGNVPGAEAILKEMAEAGFKPNIFILTSLIRCYGKAGCTDDVVRSFGMLEDLKITPDDRFCGCLLTVAADTPVEELGKVVDCIDRSNAELGTVVKLLADRKASTESFKEAARGILSGVRGVVKMPYCNCLMDLCVNLGQMEKACALLDAALQLGIYSNVQTRTQTQWSLHLRGLSVGAALTTLHVWMNDLYTTLQSGEELPPLLGIHTGEGRNMYSDKGLASVFESHLKELDAPFHGAPDKAGWFLTTSVAAKHWLEAKKSSELVAV, encoded by the coding sequence ATGGCTTCCCTACCTATCtgcccgtcgtccccttcctccttcctctcATGGCCGCACCGCCCAATCTCGCTCTCCTTCCAGCCCAAGAACcactcctcctccgcctcgccggccgccgcacATGTCTCCGTCCAGGACTCGCCGCCCCAGGACCCGGCGCCTCCCTCCGACCCGGGCCAGAATCCCAAGATTTCCAGCACTGCGAGGTTCCTCTGGGTCAACCCCAACAGCCCGCGTGCCGCCGAACTCGCCCGCGCGCGCGCCGGATCCGGCCGCCGGGCCCGCCTCGCCGCCGCGGCTGCAGCGCTCGCCGCGTGCGAGCCCGCCGAGgcgcccgtcgccgccgcgctCGAGGCCGCCTTCCCCGAGACCCCCTCCGAGCAGGACGCCGCCATCGTGCTCAACACGGCCGCCGGCAACCCGGCCACCGCCGTGCTCGCGCTGCGCTGGTTCCTGGAGAACGCGGATGTCCGCAGCAAGGTCATCCTCTACAACGTCGTGTTCAAGGTGCTGCGCAAGCGGCGGCGCTGGAGCGAAACGGAGGCGCTCTGGGACGCGATGCTGCGGGACGGCGTGCAGCCGGACAACACCACCTTCTCGACCGTCATCAGCTGCGCGCGCGCCTGCGGCCCGCCCGGCAAGGCCGTGGAGTGGTTCGAGAAGATGCCGGAGTCGGGGTGCTCGCCGGACATGCTCACGTACTCGGTCGTGATCGACGCGTACGGCCGCGCCGGGGACGCCGAGATGGCACTCCGCTTGTACGACCGTGCCAGGTCCGAGAGATGCCAGCTCGACCCTGTCATATGCGCCACGGTGATCAAGGTGCATTCGACCAGCGGCAACTTCGACGGCGCGCTCAACGTGTTTGAGGAAATGAAGGCCGTCGGCGTCAAGCCAAACCTGGTCGTGTACAACACCGTATTGGACGCCATGGGCCGTGCCATGCGGCCGTGGGTAGTGAAGACCATCCACAGAGAGATGGTCAGCCAGAAGGTGCAGCCCAACAGGGCAACCTACTGTTGTCTCCTGCAGGCGTACACCAGGGCACGCTACGGTGAGGACGCGATGATCGTGTACCGGAAgacgaaggacgaggtgatggaCATCGACGTGGTGCTGTACAACATGCTCCTGTCAATGTGCGCCGACATCGGCTACGTCGACGAGGCCGAGGAGATCTTCAGAGACATGAAGTCGTCCATGGACACCAAGTGCAAGCCTGATAGCTGGACCTACTCATCAATGGTGACATTATATTCCTGCACTGGCAATGTCCCTGGTGCAGAGGCCATACTGAAGGAGATGGCAGAGGCAGGTTTCAAGCCCAACATCTTCATCCTCACCTCGCTCATCCGGTGCTACGGTAAAGCGGGATGCACCGACGACGTTGTCAGGTCATTCGGCATGCTAGAGGACCTCAAAATCACGCCCGACGACCGGTTCTGCGGCTGCCTTCTTACCGTGGCAGCGGATACGCCGGTGGAGGAGCTCGGCAAGGTGGTTGACTGCATCGACAGAAGCAATGCCGAGCTTGGCACCGTGGTGAAGCTCCTGGCGGACAGGAAAGCCTCCACTGAATCCTTCAAGGAGGCAGCTAGGGGCATCCTGAGCGGCGTCCGTGGCGTGGTGAAGATGCCCTACTGCAACTGCTTGATGGACCTGTGCGTGAACCTGGGGCAGATGGAGAAAGCCTGCGCGCTCCTCGACGCCGCGCTGCAGCTCGGCATCTACAGCAACGTGCAGACGAGGACGCAGACGCAGTGGTCGCTGCACCTCAGAGGCCTCTCGGTCGGCGCTGCCCTGACCACTCTCCATGTCTGGATGAACGACCTGTACACGACGCTTCAGAGCGGAGAAGAGCTGCCACCGCTGCTCGGAATCCACACAGGGGAGGGGAGGAACATGTACTCTGACAAAGGGCTGGCCTCCGTGTTCGAGTCGCATCTCAAGGAGCTCGACGCGCCCTTCCATGGCGCTCCCGACAAGGCCGGCTGGTTCCTGACGACGAGCGTTGCTGCCAAGCACTGGCTGGAGGCGAAAAAGTCGTCAGAACTAGTGGCCGTGTAG
- the LOC125552290 gene encoding cysteine synthase 2-like, giving the protein MAAAPAAVAAAAAASLSLFAYYLLFGRSGSKFPWTRTTGADDRRTRRKGLVEAVGNTPLIRINSLSDATGCEILGKAEFLNPGGSVKDRVAVKIIEEALKSGDLVCGGVVTEGSAGSTAISLATVAPAYGCRCHVVIPDDAAVEKSQIIEALGATVERVRPVSITHRDHFVNIARRRALEANIASAQREPNDIQTNGSAYVDTKTLNSKQTNGSAHASSEVPDTGKCCPNSDSKGGFFADQFENMANYQVHYEWTGPEIWKQTKGTVHAFVAAAGTGGTIAGVSRYLKEMNRNVRCFLMDPPGSGLFNKVTRGVMYTKEEAEGKRLKNPFDTITEGIGINRVTANFMMAELDGAYRGTDREAVEMSRFLLRRDGLFVGSSSAMNCVGAVRVARDLGPGHTIVTILCDSGMRHLSKFFNDEYLANHGLTPTATGLEFLDQ; this is encoded by the exons ATGGCGGCTGCTCCTGCCGCCGTCGCAGCCGCTGCGGCCGCCTCCTTATCCTTGTTTGCGTACTACCTCCTCTTCGGCAGGAGCGGGTCCAAGTTCCCATGGACCCGCACCACCGGCGCGGACGACCGGAGGACGCGGCGGAAGGGCCTCGTGGAGGCCGTCGGCAACACGCCCCTCATCCGCATAAACAGCCTCTCCGACGCCACCGGGTGCGAG ATTCTGGGGAAGGCCGAATTTCTGAACCCGGGAGGCAGCGTGAAGGACCGCGTGGCGGTGAAGATCATCGAGGAG GCTCTGAAATCTGGGGATCTTGTCTGTGGTGGTGTAGTAACAGAAGGGAGTGCCGGCAGCACGGCTATTAGCTTGGCCACTGTTGCTCCTGCTTATGGCTGCAGGTGCCATGTTGTTATTCCTGATGATGCTGCCGTTGAGAAG TCTCAAATAATTGAAGCGCTTGGAGCTACCGTGGAACGAGTGCGTCCTGTTTCAATCACTCACAGAGACCATTTTGTCAATATTGCAAGAAGAAGGGCATTGGAAGCCAATATAGCATCAGCACAAAGGGAACCTAATGACATACAAACTAATGGTTCAGCCTATGTTGATACTAAAACGCTGAACTCCAAACAAACTAACGGTTCAGCACATGCCAGTTCTGAAGTGCCTGACACTGGCAAATGTTGCCCTAATTCTGATTCGAAGGGAGGTTTCTTTGCTGACCAGTTTGAGAATATGGCAAACTATCAAGTGCATTACGAATGGACTGGTCCTGAGATATGGAAGCAAACTAAAGGGACTGTTCATGCCTTTGTTGCTGCCGCTGGTACTGGCGGTACGATTGCTGGAGTTTCACGATATCTTAAG GAAATGAACAGAAATGTCCGATGCTTTTTAATGGATCCACCTGGATCTGGTCTGTTTAATAAGGTAACTAGAGGGGTTATGTACACAAAAGAGGAGGCTGAGGGCAAAAGGCTGAAAAATCCTTTTGACACTATTACTGAAGGAATTGGAATCAACAGGGTCACAGCAAATTTTATGATGGCAGAACTGGATGGTGCTTACCGGGGAACAGATAGAGAAGCTGTTGAGATGTCAAG GTTTCTGCTGAGAAGAGATGGACTATTTGTTGGGAGTTCTTCAGCCATGAATTGTGTCGGGGCTGTAAGAGTTGCCCGGGATTTAGGTCCAGGACATACAATTGTGACAATTCTCTGCGACAGTGGGATGAGGCATCTAAGCAAGTTCTTCAATGATGAATATTTGGCCAATCATGGGTTGACACCAACTGCTACTGGTTTGGAGTTTCTTGATCAGTAA